Proteins encoded by one window of Quadrisphaera setariae:
- a CDS encoding IucA/IucC family protein codes for MSSHETVPSPAEHLTPAVWERADRALVAKALGEYAHELLISPERVDGDRYRLVTAAAVYSFTARRLPLDHWAVDPDSVQVQRSDGSGAGVPDRPRATQLVLDLRDELGLTDAVLPLYLEEVAASTAARAWTLHRGGPSCEELLEAGFQEVEAAMTAGHPVFVANSGRIGFDLDDLRRYAPESGAAFEVEWVAVRRDRCVLALGDGLDEESLYAGELDAVVRERFREVLRGHGLDPAGYLPVPVHPWQWRRRVLTTFAPELADRTLVHLGTDGDARRAQQSVRTAFNASHPRRWYVKTALSVLNMGFLRGLSTEYMSVTPAINDWVHDVVSSDPVLLERGFRVLRERAAVGYRSPLYEQATPKGSPYRKMLAALWRESPVPLVEPGQRLMTMAALLHRDDDGRSFAAALVRASGLAPRDWGRRYLEAYLVPVLRCYYAHDLVFMPHGENLILVLEDHAVVSTFMKDVGEEVALLDPVAPLPADVERIRADIPEHLRLLSVQTDVFDCFFRQLSALLDEAGVLAAADFWDEVAACVLDHQRAHPEDAAAHARGDLFTPAFARSCLNRLQLRDNQQMVDLADPATAIRVVGELENPLAAAAPARGARSGALVTST; via the coding sequence ATGAGCAGCCACGAGACCGTTCCGAGTCCAGCTGAGCACCTCACCCCCGCGGTGTGGGAGCGCGCTGACCGGGCCCTGGTGGCCAAGGCGCTGGGCGAGTACGCCCACGAGCTGCTGATCAGCCCCGAGCGCGTGGACGGTGACCGCTACCGGCTGGTCACGGCCGCCGCCGTCTACTCGTTCACCGCCCGGCGGCTGCCGCTCGACCACTGGGCCGTCGACCCGGACAGCGTGCAGGTGCAGCGCTCGGACGGGTCAGGAGCCGGCGTCCCGGACCGCCCGCGCGCCACCCAGCTGGTGCTCGACCTGCGTGACGAGCTGGGCCTGACCGACGCGGTGCTGCCGCTGTACCTGGAGGAGGTCGCTGCGAGCACCGCCGCTCGCGCCTGGACGCTGCACCGCGGCGGTCCCAGCTGCGAGGAGCTGCTGGAGGCCGGGTTCCAGGAGGTCGAGGCGGCGATGACCGCCGGGCACCCGGTGTTCGTGGCGAACAGCGGGCGCATCGGCTTCGACCTCGACGACCTGCGGCGCTACGCGCCGGAGTCGGGTGCGGCGTTCGAGGTCGAGTGGGTGGCGGTCCGCAGGGACCGGTGCGTGCTGGCCCTCGGGGACGGGCTGGACGAGGAGTCGCTGTACGCGGGCGAGCTGGACGCGGTGGTGCGGGAGCGGTTCCGGGAGGTGCTGCGCGGGCACGGGCTCGATCCGGCCGGCTACCTGCCGGTGCCGGTGCACCCGTGGCAGTGGCGCCGGCGGGTGCTCACCACCTTCGCCCCCGAGCTGGCGGACCGGACCCTGGTGCACCTGGGCACCGACGGCGACGCCCGGCGCGCGCAGCAGTCGGTGCGCACCGCCTTCAACGCCTCCCACCCGCGGCGGTGGTATGTGAAGACGGCGCTGTCGGTGCTCAACATGGGCTTCCTGCGAGGGCTGTCCACCGAGTACATGAGCGTCACGCCCGCCATCAACGACTGGGTGCACGACGTGGTCTCCTCCGACCCGGTGCTGCTCGAACGCGGGTTCCGGGTGCTGCGCGAGCGGGCCGCCGTCGGCTACCGCTCGCCGCTGTACGAGCAGGCCACCCCGAAGGGCTCGCCGTACCGCAAGATGCTGGCCGCCCTGTGGCGCGAGAGCCCCGTCCCGCTGGTCGAGCCGGGGCAGCGGCTCATGACCATGGCGGCGCTGCTGCACCGCGACGACGACGGGCGCTCCTTCGCCGCCGCGCTCGTGCGGGCCTCCGGCCTGGCCCCGCGCGACTGGGGGCGCCGCTACCTCGAGGCGTACCTCGTGCCGGTGCTGCGCTGCTACTACGCGCACGACCTGGTCTTCATGCCGCACGGGGAGAACCTCATCCTCGTGCTGGAGGACCACGCCGTGGTCAGCACGTTCATGAAGGACGTCGGCGAAGAGGTGGCGCTGCTCGACCCGGTCGCGCCGCTGCCCGCCGACGTCGAGCGGATCCGCGCCGACATCCCCGAGCACCTGAGGCTGCTGTCGGTGCAGACCGACGTCTTCGACTGCTTCTTCCGGCAGCTGTCCGCGCTGCTCGACGAGGCCGGCGTCCTGGCCGCGGCCGACTTCTGGGACGAGGTCGCCGCCTGCGTGCTCGACCACCAGCGCGCCCACCCGGAGGACGCCGCCGCGCACGCCCGGGGCGACCTGTTCACCCCGGCCTTCGCCCGCTCGTGCCTCAACCGGCTGCAGCTGCGCGACAACCAGCAGATGGTCGACCTCGCGGACCCCGCCACCGCCATCCGCGTCGTCGGCGAGCTCGAGAACCCGCTGGCTGCTGCCGCTCCAGCGCGCGGCGCCCGCTCGGGGGCACTGGTCACCAGCACCTGA
- a CDS encoding metal ABC transporter substrate-binding protein, which translates to MTLTPRVSSAAVATSAAAALLLLTACSGAPPQDDAPADERLDVVTAAYPLQYVTERIAGDDATATSALSAGTDVHEAELAPSQALRLSRADLVVALPGLQAGVDAALSDAAPERVVDVTEAAALDGDDLHFWLDPLRLADVGDEVAGALAAADPDRADGYRQRAAQLRTDLTALDQRYADGLAPCRGASLVTSHEAFGYLADRYGLQQLGVAGLDPEVEPTPARLRAVVEQVQDTGVRTLYFETEATDAVTRALASRLGTATGVLDPMESAREPGADLVATADANLRALTDGLVCS; encoded by the coding sequence GTGACCCTCACCCCGCGGGTGTCCAGCGCCGCCGTCGCCACCTCGGCGGCGGCGGCGCTGCTGCTGCTCACCGCCTGCTCCGGCGCCCCTCCGCAGGACGACGCCCCTGCCGACGAGCGGCTCGACGTCGTCACCGCCGCCTACCCGCTGCAGTACGTCACCGAGCGGATCGCCGGCGACGACGCGACCGCCACCAGCGCCCTGTCTGCGGGCACGGACGTCCACGAGGCCGAGCTCGCCCCGTCGCAGGCGCTTCGGCTGTCCCGGGCCGACCTGGTGGTGGCGCTGCCCGGCCTGCAGGCGGGCGTCGACGCCGCGCTGTCGGACGCCGCACCCGAGCGCGTCGTCGACGTGACCGAGGCCGCTGCGCTGGACGGCGACGACCTGCACTTCTGGCTCGACCCGCTGCGACTGGCCGACGTCGGCGACGAGGTCGCCGGCGCGCTGGCTGCAGCGGACCCCGACCGCGCCGACGGCTACCGCCAGCGCGCCGCCCAGCTGCGCACCGACCTGACCGCCCTCGACCAGCGCTACGCCGACGGCCTCGCTCCCTGCCGCGGCGCCTCGCTGGTCACCTCGCACGAGGCGTTCGGCTACCTGGCCGACCGGTACGGGCTCCAGCAGCTCGGCGTCGCGGGCCTCGACCCCGAGGTGGAACCCACCCCGGCGCGCCTGCGGGCGGTCGTCGAGCAGGTCCAGGACACCGGCGTGCGGACCCTGTACTTCGAGACCGAGGCCACCGACGCCGTCACCCGCGCCCTCGCCTCGCGGCTGGGGACGGCGACCGGTGTGCTGGACCCCATGGAGAGCGCCCGCGAGCCCGGGGCCGACCTCGTCGCGACCGCCGACGCCAACCTGCGGGCGCTCACCGACGGGCTGGTCTGCTCGTGA
- a CDS encoding SRPBCC family protein: MGRQVWVTATVAAPPDRLWHLTQDTAHHPRWDLRFSSITPAGHDDDGHQRFTYSLALPHPRLPLLTVRGTGTSTAERRGDDGAGTSAIRFTAGDAPADRLSPLASGTGFWRYAPQADRTRFTTGYDYRPGWGRLGAALDPWLTRPLVGWATAWSFDRLRLWAEHDQTPERSRDLALAWTAARVVVLVVAAALGRRKPALALAALGALALPPPSCVPSARRCSRRPDRRAGRGVQR; this comes from the coding sequence ATGGGACGCCAGGTCTGGGTGACCGCCACCGTCGCCGCTCCGCCCGACCGCCTCTGGCACCTCACGCAGGACACCGCCCACCACCCCCGCTGGGACCTGCGCTTCAGCTCCATCACCCCCGCCGGCCACGACGACGACGGCCACCAGCGCTTCACCTACTCCCTGGCGCTGCCGCACCCGCGGCTCCCCCTGCTGACGGTCCGCGGCACCGGGACGAGCACCGCAGAGCGGCGCGGCGACGACGGCGCGGGCACCTCCGCCATCCGCTTCACCGCCGGCGACGCCCCCGCCGACCGACTGTCGCCGCTGGCCAGCGGCACCGGCTTCTGGCGCTATGCGCCCCAGGCCGACCGCACCCGGTTCACCACCGGCTACGACTACCGCCCCGGCTGGGGCCGCCTCGGCGCTGCGCTCGACCCGTGGCTGACCCGGCCGCTGGTCGGCTGGGCGACGGCGTGGAGCTTCGACAGGCTCCGGCTGTGGGCCGAGCACGACCAGACCCCCGAGCGCAGCCGCGACCTCGCGCTGGCGTGGACGGCGGCACGCGTCGTCGTCCTGGTGGTGGCCGCAGCCCTGGGGAGGCGGAAGCCGGCGCTCGCCCTGGCGGCCCTGGGCGCTCTGGCGCTCCCACCACCGTCCTGCGTGCCGAGCGCGCGACGCTGCAGCCGCCGCCCGGACCGCCGCGCGGGCCGAGGGGTGCAGCGGTGA
- a CDS encoding pyridoxal phosphate-dependent decarboxylase family protein, with amino-acid sequence MRSLAAPPPALGGTAPARRHLLDAGSAEEYRCAVAQGAERVARHISAAQRPTTGADPADLQRAVDAVDLDTPLGEVGPALDELERLYLRDAVWFHHPTYLAHLNCPVVVPAVLGETVIAAVNSSLDTWDQSSGATHVERRLVRWTADRLGLPATADGVFTSGGTQSNLQALLLARDEACERLRTEHPRARLPELLGRLRVLVSEVGHFSTTTACRLLGLGDDAVITVPVDEAVRMRPDALQCALAECAAQGLVPAAVVATAGTTDFGSIDPLHEVGALAASAGAWFHVDAAYGGGLITSRRRRHLLDGIDRADSVTVDFHKTFFQPVSSSALLVRDAASLRHVAHHADYLNPEPGTLLDAGLPVAPDQVGKSLQTTRRFDALKLWLTLRIMGADAVGELVDTVVDTAAAAHRVLAADPRLEVVVAPELSTLVFRFRPGAGPHAHLGPQELDRLVRRVRASVGSEGLAVLGGTTVRGRAHLKLTLLNPATTVEHVREVIALVHEHAERLLLADEPLVLDEEPLGATA; translated from the coding sequence CTGCGCAGCCTCGCGGCTCCACCGCCCGCCCTCGGCGGAACCGCTCCGGCGCGCAGGCACCTCCTCGACGCCGGGAGCGCCGAGGAGTACCGCTGCGCGGTGGCCCAGGGAGCGGAGCGCGTCGCCCGCCACATCTCGGCCGCCCAGCGGCCGACCACCGGCGCCGACCCCGCCGACCTGCAGCGCGCCGTCGACGCCGTGGACCTCGACACCCCGCTCGGGGAGGTCGGGCCTGCCCTGGACGAGCTGGAGCGCCTCTACCTGCGCGACGCGGTCTGGTTCCACCACCCGACCTACCTCGCGCACCTCAACTGCCCCGTGGTGGTCCCCGCCGTGCTCGGGGAGACCGTCATCGCCGCGGTGAACTCCAGCCTCGACACCTGGGACCAGAGCAGCGGTGCCACGCACGTGGAGCGCCGCCTGGTCCGCTGGACCGCCGACCGGCTCGGCCTGCCCGCCACCGCGGACGGCGTCTTCACCTCCGGCGGCACGCAGTCCAACCTGCAGGCGCTGCTGCTCGCCCGCGACGAGGCCTGCGAGCGGCTGCGCACCGAGCACCCCCGCGCCCGGCTGCCCGAGCTGCTGGGCCGGCTGCGCGTGCTGGTCTCAGAGGTGGGCCACTTCAGCACCACCACGGCGTGCCGGCTGCTGGGCCTCGGCGACGACGCCGTCATCACCGTCCCCGTGGACGAGGCCGTGCGGATGCGCCCCGACGCCCTCCAGTGCGCCCTCGCCGAGTGCGCCGCGCAGGGGCTCGTGCCCGCGGCGGTGGTCGCGACCGCCGGCACCACCGACTTCGGCAGCATCGACCCGCTGCACGAGGTCGGTGCGCTGGCCGCGAGCGCCGGGGCGTGGTTCCACGTCGACGCCGCCTACGGCGGCGGACTGATCACCTCGCGGCGCCGCCGCCACCTGCTGGACGGCATCGACCGCGCGGACTCGGTCACCGTCGACTTCCACAAGACCTTCTTCCAGCCCGTCAGCTCCAGCGCGCTGCTGGTGCGCGACGCGGCGTCGCTGCGGCACGTCGCCCACCACGCCGACTACCTCAACCCCGAACCGGGCACGCTCCTCGACGCCGGGCTGCCCGTGGCGCCGGACCAGGTGGGCAAGAGCCTGCAGACCACCCGCCGCTTCGACGCGCTGAAGCTGTGGCTGACGCTGCGGATCATGGGCGCCGACGCGGTCGGCGAGCTCGTCGACACCGTGGTCGACACCGCCGCCGCCGCCCACCGCGTGCTCGCGGCCGACCCGCGTCTGGAGGTGGTCGTGGCGCCGGAGCTGTCCACGCTCGTCTTCAGGTTCCGCCCCGGCGCGGGCCCGCACGCCCACCTGGGGCCCCAGGAGCTGGACCGGCTGGTCCGCCGCGTGCGGGCGTCCGTGGGCAGCGAGGGCCTGGCGGTGCTGGGGGGCACCACCGTGCGCGGGCGCGCCCACCTCAAGCTGACCCTGCTCAACCCGGCGACGACGGTCGAGCACGTCCGCGAGGTCATCGCCCTCGTGCACGAGCACGCGGAGCGGCTGCTGCTCGCAGACGAGCCGCTCGTGCTCGACGAGGAGCCGCTGGGGGCGACGGCATGA
- a CDS encoding AAA family ATPase — translation MTGAFAVFLNGSFGVGKSTVLEHLGDQLAAAGTPFALVDVDWFHRSWPPAPDDPENVLGEAENIAAVWATYRHAGPRQLVVSGVIRSGADRERYERATGLPVRSVRLEADAATSEQRLRRRYSADQQTALDWHLQRHRALAEQLRAADLDELALDTAAMAPAQVAGAVRRHVGL, via the coding sequence GTGACCGGCGCGTTCGCCGTCTTCCTCAACGGCAGCTTCGGCGTCGGGAAGAGCACGGTGCTGGAGCACCTTGGCGACCAGCTCGCCGCGGCCGGCACGCCGTTCGCGCTGGTGGACGTCGACTGGTTCCACCGCAGCTGGCCACCGGCCCCCGACGACCCCGAGAACGTGCTCGGTGAGGCGGAGAACATTGCCGCCGTCTGGGCCACCTACCGCCACGCGGGTCCGCGGCAGCTGGTCGTCAGCGGCGTCATCCGCTCCGGCGCAGACCGCGAGCGCTACGAGCGCGCCACCGGGCTCCCGGTCCGCTCGGTGCGCCTCGAAGCGGACGCGGCCACCAGCGAGCAGCGCCTGCGCCGCCGGTACAGCGCCGACCAGCAGACCGCTCTGGACTGGCACCTGCAGCGCCACCGGGCCCTGGCCGAGCAGCTGCGCGCCGCCGACCTCGACGAGCTGGCGCTCGACACGGCGGCGATGGCGCCGGCGCAGGTCGCGGGCGCCGTGCGGCGGCACGTCGGGCTCTGA
- a CDS encoding GNAT family N-acetyltransferase codes for MSALASSSSSSSDSTADVARWGEVVWRAVDPDLDGDLLHRWLTAPRARFWMMQGWTREQVVAEYRRIAASATHEALLGTLADAADADPVLLVERYDPASDPVGGTYSVQPGDAGMHLFVAPPAGPPQPGYTSEAMHAALALLFADGAVQRVVVEPDVANLAVQRLNERWGFEVHRDVTLPGKTGRLSTCTRAAFERARADHGRTA; via the coding sequence GTGAGCGCGCTCGCGTCGTCGTCGTCGTCCTCCTCCGACAGCACAGCGGACGTGGCGCGCTGGGGCGAGGTGGTCTGGCGCGCGGTCGACCCCGACCTCGACGGCGACCTGCTGCACCGCTGGCTCACCGCACCGCGGGCCCGGTTCTGGATGATGCAGGGCTGGACCCGCGAGCAGGTGGTCGCCGAGTACCGGCGCATCGCCGCGAGCGCCACCCACGAGGCGCTGCTCGGCACCCTCGCGGACGCGGCCGACGCCGACCCGGTGCTGCTGGTGGAGCGGTACGACCCGGCGTCGGACCCCGTGGGCGGGACCTACTCCGTGCAGCCCGGGGACGCGGGGATGCACCTGTTCGTCGCCCCGCCCGCGGGACCGCCGCAGCCCGGGTACACGTCCGAGGCGATGCACGCCGCTCTCGCGCTGCTCTTCGCCGACGGCGCGGTGCAGCGGGTGGTGGTGGAGCCCGACGTCGCCAACCTCGCCGTGCAGCGGCTCAACGAGCGGTGGGGCTTCGAGGTGCACCGCGACGTCACCCTGCCCGGCAAGACCGGACGCCTCAGCACCTGCACCCGCGCCGCCTTCGAGAGGGCGCGCGCCGACCACGGGAGGACCGCATGA
- a CDS encoding DUF4166 domain-containing protein, with product MSVVLHALGDDAALLHPQLRRRFGAGTASGYSCVGRGVMEEVWHGPAWTLPFLHVGAWRNILVPDAATDVPFTVENYAYTDSFGRETLTVVRTFEVGAGRRRRFDATLVDGSPDGRPGSGRVLDYLGTHQHLAVDLRLRVDEHGALRLTSHGQRFYEGPVGFRFPMLASGTAELREAYDDEHQRFTIDVRVTNRRFGPLVGYRGWFTCSYPDVVGEAVPASVKPLREERRR from the coding sequence GTGAGCGTGGTGCTGCACGCCCTCGGCGACGACGCTGCCCTCCTGCACCCCCAGCTGCGCCGCAGGTTCGGGGCTGGCACGGCCTCCGGGTACAGCTGCGTGGGGCGCGGGGTCATGGAGGAGGTGTGGCACGGACCGGCGTGGACGCTGCCGTTCCTGCACGTGGGCGCGTGGCGCAACATCCTGGTCCCCGACGCCGCCACGGACGTGCCCTTCACCGTCGAGAACTACGCCTACACCGACTCCTTCGGGCGCGAGACGCTCACCGTGGTGCGCACCTTCGAGGTCGGTGCTGGGCGCCGGCGGCGCTTCGACGCCACGCTCGTCGACGGCTCCCCCGACGGCCGACCGGGCTCGGGCCGGGTGCTCGACTACCTCGGCACGCACCAGCACCTCGCCGTGGACCTGCGCCTGCGCGTCGACGAGCACGGCGCGCTGCGCCTGACCTCCCACGGCCAGCGCTTCTACGAGGGTCCGGTCGGGTTCCGCTTCCCGATGCTCGCCTCGGGCACGGCAGAGCTGCGGGAGGCCTACGACGACGAGCACCAGCGCTTCACCATCGACGTGCGCGTCACCAACCGGCGCTTCGGGCCGCTGGTCGGGTACCGCGGGTGGTTCACCTGCTCCTACCCCGACGTGGTCGGCGAGGCGGTGCCGGCGTCGGTGAAGCCCTTGCGGGAGGAGCGCCGCCGGTGA
- a CDS encoding lysine N(6)-hydroxylase/L-ornithine N(5)-oxygenase family protein — translation MSTTTSTTSSSTSTAGGVERVHYLLGIGLGPFNLGLAALAEPLGLDCLFLERKDRFAWHPGMLLPSSTLQVPFMADLVTMADPTSRYSFLNHLKREGRLYRFYIRESFYPLRVEFDRYCRWVADQLPSVECGWDVRDVTWHPELDATGQGRFTVESVDAGGRHRTDHARRLVLGTGTPPHVPAAFADVADDDAVVHTADYLAARELLQQHRSVTVVGSGQSAAEVYRDLLPEARTHGYRLDWVTRSPRFFPLEYTKLTLEMTSPEYADYFHALPAGTRDDLLVSQAQLYKGIDGELVDEIYDLLYELDVDGPPPTRLFTGTACERVVREGGGYRLHLHHAEQDRRSSLTTDAVVMATGYRQQVPGFCRGVAEHLRWDEHGRFDVTRDYRVDLAGGHQDDDEGRGSSAPAPAGSVFVQNAEAHTHGFVAPDLGMAAYRNSCILRAVLGREPYPVERAIAFQHFGVPATDPPLSGAPLSGTPRARSSGNGGAPAGATPRAGRPSRSRAGAAVGGRR, via the coding sequence ATGAGCACCACCACCAGCACCACGAGCAGCAGCACCAGCACAGCCGGCGGCGTCGAGCGGGTGCACTACCTCCTCGGCATCGGCCTGGGCCCGTTCAACCTGGGCCTGGCCGCGCTCGCCGAGCCCCTCGGCCTGGACTGCCTCTTCCTGGAGCGCAAGGACCGCTTCGCGTGGCACCCGGGGATGCTGCTGCCCAGCTCCACGCTCCAGGTGCCGTTCATGGCCGACCTCGTGACGATGGCGGACCCCACCTCGCGCTACTCCTTCCTCAACCACCTCAAGCGCGAGGGCCGCCTGTACCGCTTCTACATCCGCGAGAGCTTCTACCCGCTGCGGGTGGAGTTCGACAGGTACTGCCGCTGGGTGGCCGACCAGCTGCCGTCGGTGGAGTGCGGCTGGGACGTCCGCGACGTCACCTGGCACCCCGAGCTCGACGCCACCGGCCAGGGCCGCTTCACCGTGGAGTCGGTGGACGCCGGAGGCCGGCACCGCACCGACCACGCGCGTCGGCTGGTGCTGGGCACCGGCACCCCGCCGCACGTGCCCGCCGCCTTCGCCGACGTCGCCGACGACGACGCCGTGGTCCACACCGCCGACTACCTCGCCGCGCGCGAGCTCCTCCAGCAGCACCGCTCCGTCACCGTGGTGGGCAGCGGGCAGAGCGCCGCAGAGGTCTACCGCGACCTGCTGCCCGAGGCCCGCACCCACGGCTACCGGCTCGACTGGGTCACCCGCTCCCCGCGGTTCTTCCCGCTGGAGTACACCAAGCTGACGCTGGAGATGACCTCCCCGGAGTACGCCGACTACTTCCACGCCCTGCCCGCTGGCACGCGCGACGACCTGCTGGTCAGCCAGGCCCAGCTGTACAAGGGCATCGACGGGGAGCTGGTCGACGAGATCTACGACCTCCTCTACGAGCTCGACGTCGACGGTCCCCCGCCCACCCGCCTGTTCACCGGCACCGCGTGCGAGCGGGTGGTCCGCGAGGGCGGCGGCTACCGCCTCCACCTGCACCACGCCGAGCAGGACCGCCGGTCCTCGCTCACCACCGACGCCGTGGTCATGGCGACGGGCTACCGCCAGCAGGTGCCCGGCTTCTGCCGCGGCGTCGCCGAGCACCTGCGCTGGGACGAGCACGGGCGGTTCGACGTCACCCGCGACTACCGCGTGGACCTCGCCGGTGGTCATCAGGACGACGACGAGGGGCGCGGCTCCTCGGCGCCCGCCCCCGCGGGGTCGGTGTTCGTGCAGAACGCCGAGGCGCACACGCACGGCTTCGTGGCCCCCGACCTCGGCATGGCCGCCTACCGCAACAGCTGCATCCTGCGCGCGGTGCTCGGGCGGGAGCCGTACCCGGTGGAACGGGCCATCGCGTTCCAGCACTTCGGCGTTCCCGCCACCGACCCACCGCTCTCCGGAGCGCCGCTCTCGGGGACACCGCGCGCCCGCTCCTCGGGCAACGGCGGCGCGCCGGCGGGAGCGACCCCGCGAGCCGGCCGTCCCAGCCGCTCCCGGGCGGGCGCTGCCGTCGGGGGGCGGCGGTGA
- a CDS encoding class I SAM-dependent methyltransferase, with product MSAGPGAFDAAAADAVLLAPLLWEPVAAATVARSAPAAGERVLDACCGTGPSALLAAAAVGPAGAVDAVDVSSAAVAQLQQAARSAGGLPCLEAHTADATAWPGRGYDLVQGVLGVFFLLDPAAGTEHLVRCARPGGRVVITTWATGALAVAGRALVEAVAAVREEALPAWSASAAAQQLGEGAALAAWVGARGLDDVVVTRHPHAVPASAEELWLLVLGSGFRGLLSGLAAAQVARVRDLYLSGLAGGDDVDATFLVATGHRPEVPGVPSGA from the coding sequence GTGAGCGCCGGACCCGGCGCCTTCGACGCGGCTGCCGCCGACGCCGTGCTGCTGGCTCCGCTGCTGTGGGAGCCGGTGGCGGCCGCGACCGTCGCCCGCAGCGCCCCTGCCGCGGGGGAGCGCGTGCTGGACGCCTGCTGCGGCACCGGCCCCTCGGCGCTCCTGGCGGCGGCCGCCGTCGGACCGGCGGGCGCCGTCGACGCCGTCGACGTCTCGTCAGCCGCCGTGGCCCAGCTCCAGCAGGCTGCCCGGTCCGCGGGTGGTCTCCCCTGCCTCGAGGCGCACACCGCCGACGCCACCGCGTGGCCGGGGCGCGGGTACGACCTCGTCCAGGGCGTGCTCGGCGTCTTCTTCCTCCTCGATCCCGCGGCGGGCACCGAGCACCTCGTGCGGTGCGCCCGCCCGGGCGGGAGGGTGGTGATCACCACGTGGGCCACCGGCGCGCTCGCGGTCGCGGGGCGAGCGCTCGTGGAGGCGGTCGCCGCGGTCCGGGAGGAGGCGCTGCCCGCCTGGTCGGCCTCGGCCGCCGCCCAGCAGCTCGGAGAGGGAGCCGCTCTCGCCGCGTGGGTCGGGGCCCGAGGTCTGGACGACGTCGTCGTCACCCGTCACCCCCACGCCGTGCCCGCTTCCGCCGAGGAGCTGTGGCTGCTGGTGCTCGGGTCCGGCTTCCGCGGTCTGCTGTCGGGCCTGGCGGCGGCGCAGGTGGCGCGCGTGCGGGACCTGTACCTCTCGGGCCTGGCCGGCGGTGACGACGTGGACGCCACCTTCCTCGTGGCGACCGGCCACCGGCCCGAGGTCCCGGGGGTCCCCTCGGGCGCCTGA
- a CDS encoding pyridoxamine 5'-phosphate oxidase family protein has product MPAPSAAALRRLAEERTAWLCVLRPDGSPHLTPVWFCFVQGSWWVCSAARNRKVAHLTADPRVSIALPDGDHPLVAEGSARLMTSDFPPDVVAAFAERHGWDITDPGPEGPLALVEVPVSRWLMGG; this is encoded by the coding sequence GTGCCCGCTCCGTCCGCTGCAGCGCTGCGACGGCTGGCGGAGGAGCGGACGGCGTGGCTCTGCGTGCTGCGGCCCGACGGCTCGCCGCACCTCACTCCCGTCTGGTTCTGCTTCGTCCAGGGGTCGTGGTGGGTCTGCAGCGCCGCCCGCAACCGGAAGGTCGCCCACCTCACCGCTGACCCGCGGGTCAGCATCGCCCTGCCCGACGGCGACCACCCGCTGGTGGCTGAAGGCTCCGCGCGGCTGATGACCAGCGACTTCCCGCCCGACGTCGTCGCCGCCTTCGCCGAGCGGCACGGCTGGGACATCACCGACCCGGGCCCCGAGGGGCCGCTCGCGCTCGTCGAGGTGCCCGTGAGCCGCTGGCTGATGGGCGGCTGA